In Pseudomonas sp. DNDY-54, a genomic segment contains:
- a CDS encoding XdhC family protein: protein MDSVDLAVLRRARDWLREGHAVVLYTVLETWGSAPRPVGALLALRDDGRVEGSVSGGCVEDDLLARRQAVADRGMACELITYGVSKEESARFGLPCGGTLRLLEEPLRDVSWLDELLQRCADHERLVRCLDMVSGAVSLAPASRNEVLQFDGASLRAPFGPTWRLLLIGAGQLSRYTADLALGLGFEVLICDPREGYDHDWSDTGVRFVSGMPDDAVLAIEPDAHTAIVALTHDPRLDDMALLTALQSEAFYVGALGSRVNSEKRKSRLLTLGLGEHEVNRLHGPIGLSIGSRTPAEIALSLMAQVVAIKNGALREQAEAKRRCA, encoded by the coding sequence ATGGACAGTGTGGATCTGGCGGTGCTGCGGCGCGCACGCGATTGGCTGCGCGAAGGCCACGCCGTGGTGCTGTATACCGTCCTGGAAACCTGGGGCAGTGCACCGAGACCGGTGGGCGCGCTTCTGGCGCTGCGTGATGATGGCCGCGTAGAAGGGTCGGTCTCCGGCGGTTGTGTTGAAGACGATCTGCTGGCCCGCCGTCAGGCTGTTGCCGACCGTGGCATGGCCTGTGAGCTGATCACCTATGGCGTCAGCAAGGAAGAGTCTGCGCGGTTTGGCTTGCCATGTGGCGGAACCCTGCGGCTGCTTGAGGAGCCCTTGCGCGACGTCAGCTGGCTCGATGAGTTACTGCAGCGCTGCGCCGATCATGAGCGGCTGGTGCGCTGCCTTGATATGGTCAGCGGTGCCGTCAGCCTGGCGCCGGCCAGCCGGAACGAAGTGCTGCAGTTCGATGGCGCATCCCTGCGCGCCCCCTTCGGTCCGACCTGGCGCCTGTTGCTGATTGGGGCCGGTCAGCTGTCGCGCTATACCGCCGACCTGGCGCTTGGGCTCGGGTTCGAGGTGTTGATTTGCGATCCGCGCGAGGGCTACGACCACGACTGGAGCGACACGGGCGTGCGCTTCGTGTCGGGCATGCCGGATGATGCCGTGTTGGCGATCGAGCCGGATGCCCACACCGCCATCGTTGCCCTGACGCATGACCCGCGGCTGGATGACATGGCGCTGCTCACCGCATTGCAGTCCGAGGCGTTCTATGTCGGCGCGCTGGGCTCGCGGGTTAACAGCGAGAAGCGCAAGTCTCGGCTGCTCACCCTTGGGCTCGGTGAGCATGAGGTTAATCGACTGCACGGGCCCATCGGCTTGTCCATCGGCAGCCGCACGCCGGCCGAGATCGCGCTGTCGCTGATGGCACAGGTGGTGGCGATCAAGAACGGTGCGCTGCGCGAGCAGGCCGAAGCGAAACGTCGCTGTGCCTGA
- a CDS encoding NTP transferase domain-containing protein, which produces MPEPAEGVCAIVLAAGHGSRYREHADEDKLLAPSLATAESLPVLAQTLTALSGVTERLLVVTRDDNLPLLAWLDEVATGFGAEVLSVRSNGLGHSLAQAVGYHPARRGWLVALGDMPYVRRGSIARVAAAIEPQRLVLPTCHGRRGHPRGIGAAYLDQLLALDGERGAQALFVGSSITEIEVGDPGVLQDIDRPADRRPA; this is translated from the coding sequence GTGCCTGAACCGGCCGAGGGGGTCTGCGCGATCGTGCTGGCGGCGGGGCACGGCAGCCGCTACCGAGAGCACGCCGACGAGGACAAGCTGCTCGCGCCCAGCCTCGCCACCGCCGAGTCGTTGCCGGTACTGGCGCAAACCTTGACCGCGTTGAGCGGCGTCACCGAGCGGCTGCTGGTGGTCACCCGCGACGATAACCTGCCGCTGCTGGCCTGGCTCGATGAAGTGGCCACGGGGTTCGGTGCGGAGGTCCTGTCGGTACGCAGCAATGGCCTCGGGCACAGCCTGGCGCAGGCGGTTGGCTATCACCCGGCTCGCCGCGGCTGGCTGGTGGCCTTGGGCGATATGCCCTACGTGCGCCGAGGAAGCATCGCTCGTGTCGCTGCAGCGATCGAGCCGCAGCGACTGGTGCTGCCGACCTGCCACGGCCGGCGCGGGCACCCGCGAGGAATTGGTGCCGCTTACCTTGATCAGTTGCTCGCGCTGGACGGAGAACGTGGCGCGCAGGCGTTGTTCGTCGGCTCCTCGATCACCGAGATCGAAGTGGGCGACCCAGGTGTGCTGCAGGATATCGATCGGCCCGCAGACCGCCGTCCCGCCTGA
- a CDS encoding (2Fe-2S)-binding protein — protein MSDMSSPASGIAACTISLELNGQQRQVDVYPWTTLLDLLREQLHLTGTKKGCDHGQCGACTVLLNGKRINSCLTLAVMHDGATLTTIEGLANGEELHPMQAAFVSHDAFQCGYCTPGQICSAVGLVGEGHAQTRDELREQMSGNVCRCGAYPNILAAIEEAMPQTRDRLTAVREVKP, from the coding sequence ATGAGCGATATGTCTTCCCCTGCAAGCGGGATTGCCGCCTGCACGATCTCCCTTGAGCTGAACGGCCAGCAGCGCCAGGTCGATGTCTATCCGTGGACCACCCTGCTTGATCTGTTGCGTGAGCAATTACACCTGACCGGCACGAAGAAGGGCTGCGACCACGGCCAGTGCGGCGCGTGCACGGTGCTGCTCAACGGCAAGCGGATCAACAGCTGCCTGACACTGGCGGTGATGCACGACGGCGCCACGCTGACCACCATCGAAGGATTGGCGAACGGCGAGGAGCTGCACCCGATGCAGGCTGCCTTCGTCAGCCACGATGCCTTTCAGTGCGGCTACTGCACGCCGGGACAGATCTGCTCGGCGGTGGGCCTGGTTGGCGAAGGCCACGCACAGACCCGCGACGAACTGCGCGAGCAGATGAGCGGCAACGTATGCCGCTGCGGCGCCTACCCGAACATTCTCGCGGCGATAGAAGAAGCCATGCCGCAAACCCGCGATCGCCTCACTGCCGTGCGGGAGGTCAAGCCATGA
- a CDS encoding xanthine dehydrogenase family protein subunit M has translation MNPFSYARPSGIDEAIGLFRPNSRYIAGGTNLLDLMKENVTRPEQLIDITRLPMSDIEQTPDGGLRIGALVSNSDLAWHPLVQQRYPLLSQAILAGASPQLRNMASTGGNLLQRTRCYYFYDSTTPCNKREPGSGCPARDGLNRIHAILGHSDACIAVHPSDMCVALAALEAVVHVQGPQGERRIDFADFHRLPGDTPERDNTLSDGELITAVELPAQNFSAHSSYLKLRDRASYAFALVSVAAALEMDGDRIANARIAMGGVAHKPWRTLEAEAVLVGKTADEAAFTAAADSLLHGASGFEHNTFKIELGRRAIVRALTDAAKGAAQ, from the coding sequence ATGAATCCGTTCAGTTATGCACGCCCAAGCGGTATCGACGAAGCGATTGGTCTGTTCCGACCGAACAGCCGTTATATCGCCGGTGGCACCAACCTGCTCGATCTGATGAAGGAAAACGTCACTCGTCCCGAGCAGCTGATCGATATTACCCGTCTGCCGATGTCCGATATCGAACAAACGCCTGACGGCGGGTTGCGCATCGGTGCGCTGGTGAGTAATTCCGATCTCGCCTGGCATCCGCTGGTCCAACAGCGTTACCCCTTGCTGTCTCAGGCGATTCTTGCGGGCGCCTCGCCGCAGTTGCGCAACATGGCGAGCACTGGCGGTAACCTGCTCCAGCGCACGCGCTGCTATTACTTTTACGACAGCACCACACCTTGCAATAAGCGAGAGCCAGGCAGCGGCTGCCCCGCACGTGACGGCCTGAACCGCATCCACGCCATCCTCGGCCACAGCGATGCCTGCATTGCTGTGCATCCGTCGGACATGTGCGTAGCGCTGGCGGCGCTGGAAGCCGTGGTACACGTGCAGGGGCCTCAGGGTGAGCGTCGCATTGATTTCGCTGACTTCCACCGGTTGCCTGGCGATACGCCCGAGCGTGACAACACGCTGAGCGACGGCGAGCTGATTACCGCGGTCGAGCTGCCCGCGCAGAATTTCTCCGCCCACAGCAGCTACCTCAAGCTGCGTGATCGCGCCTCGTATGCCTTCGCCCTGGTGTCTGTGGCGGCGGCGTTGGAAATGGATGGCGACCGCATCGCTAACGCCCGGATTGCAATGGGCGGCGTGGCGCACAAACCCTGGCGCACCCTCGAGGCAGAGGCGGTGCTGGTTGGCAAGACGGCTGACGAGGCCGCGTTCACCGCCGCGGCAGACAGCCTGCTCCATGGTGCCAGTGGCTTCGAACACAACACCTTCAAGATCGAACTGGGCCGGCGCGCCATCGTTCGTGCGCTGACCGACGCCGCCAAAGGAGCCGCCCAATGA
- a CDS encoding xanthine dehydrogenase family protein molybdopterin-binding subunit, with product MKPVSSPFGQPLDRVDGPLKVTGQAHYAAEFDLPGLLYGSVVNSSIARGRIVNIDASAAEAVPGVALVLTHQNRPPVASYDEPYEDDDAADGSPFRPLFNDRILYSGQPVALVVADNLELARYAGSLVKVEYVAEPHRTDLLSELETMHKAPAELPPPRGDADSALHNAPVKLHLEYTTPVEHHNPMEPHASTVHYLPEGNLEIYDKTQGVQNCMRYLEEVFGMKGKIRILSPFVGGAFGSGLRPQYQLPLAVMAALKLKRSVRVALKRQQMFTFGYRPRTVQRLSIGAASNGQLQALTHQAIGQTSSFEDFTEHEVEWSGMLYQCPNVTLDYQLVPLDVYTPLDMRAPGATIGVYALECAMDELAYAANVDPLALRLLNYSERNENEDKPYSSKALRECYEQGAERFGWSRRSMAPRSMRDGDQLIGWGMATGVWEAMQMPASAKACMEPDGRLVVSSATSDIGTGTYTVMTQIAAAALGLPMDRVEFRLGDSSLSQAPLEGGSATVSSVGSAVQQACDGLRQKILDAAQQSPVSPFTGAKLDDVKFVDGQMRLKASPARSVEIEEVVAVSGVLEAEVSVKPGEKRNDYSTATHSAVFIEVRVDETLGTVKVSRAVSAVAAGRVVNPKTAGNQIVGGVVWGIGQALHEETMIDHNLGRYMNHNLSEYHVPVNADIGEIDVIFVEEKDEIVNALGSKGVGEIGIVGVGAAVANAIFHATGKRVRDLPITLDKLL from the coding sequence ATGAAGCCCGTCTCTTCCCCGTTTGGCCAACCCCTCGACCGCGTCGACGGCCCCCTGAAAGTCACAGGCCAGGCGCATTACGCGGCTGAGTTCGACCTCCCCGGCCTGCTCTATGGCAGCGTGGTGAACAGCAGCATCGCGCGTGGTCGGATCGTGAACATCGATGCCAGCGCCGCCGAGGCGGTGCCGGGCGTAGCGCTGGTGCTGACTCACCAGAATCGCCCGCCCGTCGCCAGCTACGACGAGCCCTACGAGGACGACGATGCTGCCGATGGTTCGCCGTTCCGCCCGCTGTTCAACGACCGCATCCTCTACAGCGGCCAGCCCGTCGCATTGGTCGTCGCAGATAACCTCGAGCTGGCCCGGTACGCCGGGAGTCTGGTGAAGGTGGAGTATGTGGCTGAGCCCCATCGGACCGACTTGCTCAGCGAGCTGGAAACCATGCACAAGGCGCCGGCCGAGCTGCCGCCACCCCGTGGTGATGCAGATAGCGCGTTACACAATGCTCCGGTCAAGCTCCATCTCGAGTACACCACACCCGTCGAACATCACAACCCGATGGAGCCTCACGCGTCGACGGTTCATTACCTGCCAGAAGGCAACCTGGAAATCTACGACAAGACCCAGGGTGTGCAGAACTGCATGCGCTACCTCGAAGAGGTGTTTGGCATGAAGGGCAAGATCCGCATCCTGTCGCCCTTCGTCGGCGGTGCTTTTGGCTCCGGCCTACGTCCGCAATACCAGCTGCCGCTGGCCGTGATGGCAGCGCTCAAGCTCAAGCGCTCGGTTCGCGTTGCGCTCAAACGCCAGCAGATGTTCACCTTTGGCTACCGCCCACGCACCGTGCAGCGCCTCTCGATCGGCGCCGCATCCAATGGTCAGTTGCAGGCGCTGACCCACCAGGCGATCGGTCAAACGTCGTCGTTCGAGGACTTTACCGAACATGAAGTGGAATGGTCGGGGATGCTCTACCAGTGCCCGAACGTAACGCTGGATTACCAACTGGTGCCCCTGGACGTCTACACCCCACTCGACATGCGTGCGCCAGGCGCGACCATCGGCGTGTATGCGCTGGAATGCGCGATGGACGAATTAGCCTACGCGGCGAATGTCGATCCGCTGGCGCTGCGCCTGCTCAACTACTCCGAGCGCAACGAAAACGAGGACAAACCGTACTCAAGCAAAGCGCTGCGCGAATGCTACGAGCAGGGCGCCGAGCGCTTCGGTTGGTCTCGCCGTTCGATGGCGCCACGCTCCATGCGCGACGGTGATCAACTGATTGGCTGGGGCATGGCCACGGGTGTGTGGGAAGCCATGCAGATGCCGGCCAGCGCCAAGGCGTGCATGGAGCCTGATGGCCGGTTGGTGGTGAGCAGTGCCACGTCGGATATCGGCACCGGCACCTACACGGTGATGACGCAGATTGCCGCCGCCGCCCTGGGCCTGCCGATGGATCGCGTGGAGTTTCGCCTGGGTGATTCGAGCCTGTCCCAGGCGCCGTTAGAGGGCGGATCGGCGACCGTCTCTTCGGTGGGCAGCGCGGTACAGCAAGCGTGCGACGGGTTGCGCCAGAAAATCCTCGATGCGGCCCAGCAGTCGCCCGTGTCCCCGTTCACGGGGGCAAAGCTCGACGATGTGAAGTTTGTGGACGGTCAGATGCGGCTGAAGGCCTCGCCCGCGCGCAGCGTGGAAATCGAGGAGGTGGTGGCCGTCAGCGGTGTGCTGGAGGCCGAGGTGAGCGTCAAACCTGGTGAAAAGCGCAACGATTATTCGACCGCCACGCATTCGGCCGTGTTCATCGAAGTACGCGTTGACGAAACCCTGGGCACGGTCAAGGTGAGCCGGGCAGTGAGCGCCGTGGCGGCTGGGCGGGTGGTCAATCCCAAAACGGCCGGTAATCAGATTGTCGGCGGCGTGGTGTGGGGCATCGGCCAGGCGCTGCATGAGGAGACCATGATCGACCATAACCTGGGTCGTTACATGAACCACAACCTGTCGGAATACCACGTCCCGGTGAACGCCGACATCGGCGAGATAGACGTCATCTTCGTGGAGGAGAAAGATGAGATCGTCAACGCGCTGGGCTCCAAGGGCGTAGGGGAGATCGGTATCGTCGGGGTGGGCGCGGCGGTGGCCAACGCCATCTTTCACGCGACCGGTAAGCGCGTACGCGACCTGCCGATCACCCTGGATAAGCTGTTGTAG
- a CDS encoding MFS transporter yields the protein MSTHAKLLLRHQRPFIKFWFARVFTASGFQMLAVAIGWHMYELTGSVLDLGLVGLAEFFPRLLFILWTGHVADRFDRRRVAALCQGLQGLIALALVIGVGGLGVTREMIFVLAFLLGTARAFEGPATQALLPSLVPAQLFPAAVAASSSAMQTATIVAPALGGLLFAIGPLWVYGPVALLFALACSLMLSLPKRPAPPKQTGPAMDNLLAGMRFIRSRPDIFGAISLDMFAVLLGGATALLPVFAKDILLTGPWGLGLLRSAPAVGALLMSLWLARYPINKRVGRVMFAAVGVFGVATIAFGLSTSFWLSMAVLVVLGAADMISMVIRGAFVQLETPDAMRGRVSAVNGLFIGASNQLGEFESGLTAHWFGTVPAVVIGGVGTLIVTGVWMKLFPTLANRDQLHRDLD from the coding sequence ATGTCCACACACGCCAAACTCCTGCTCCGCCATCAGCGCCCTTTCATCAAGTTCTGGTTCGCCCGCGTGTTCACCGCCAGCGGCTTTCAGATGCTGGCGGTTGCCATCGGCTGGCACATGTACGAACTGACCGGCAGCGTGCTCGACCTCGGGCTGGTGGGCCTGGCCGAATTCTTTCCCCGGCTGCTGTTTATCCTCTGGACCGGACATGTCGCCGATCGCTTCGACAGAAGACGGGTCGCCGCGCTGTGTCAGGGCTTGCAAGGGCTGATCGCCCTGGCGCTGGTGATCGGCGTCGGTGGGCTCGGCGTGACACGGGAGATGATCTTCGTGCTGGCGTTTCTGCTCGGCACAGCACGTGCCTTTGAGGGCCCGGCGACCCAGGCGCTGTTGCCGAGCCTGGTGCCTGCCCAATTGTTTCCCGCGGCGGTCGCAGCTTCATCGTCGGCGATGCAGACAGCCACCATCGTCGCGCCCGCGCTCGGTGGGCTGTTGTTCGCCATCGGCCCCTTATGGGTTTATGGACCGGTCGCGCTGCTCTTCGCTCTGGCCTGCAGTTTGATGCTGAGCCTGCCGAAACGCCCGGCGCCGCCGAAGCAGACCGGCCCGGCGATGGACAACCTGCTCGCGGGCATGCGCTTCATTCGCAGCCGACCGGACATATTCGGCGCTATTTCCCTGGACATGTTTGCCGTTCTTCTCGGCGGCGCCACGGCGCTGTTGCCGGTGTTCGCCAAGGACATCCTGCTCACCGGCCCCTGGGGCCTTGGGCTGTTGCGCTCGGCGCCGGCGGTGGGTGCGCTGCTGATGTCGTTGTGGCTGGCGCGTTACCCCATCAACAAGCGAGTCGGGCGGGTCATGTTCGCGGCCGTCGGGGTGTTTGGCGTTGCGACCATCGCCTTCGGCCTGTCGACATCGTTCTGGCTGTCCATGGCCGTGCTGGTAGTGCTCGGCGCGGCGGACATGATCAGCATGGTGATCCGCGGTGCATTCGTGCAGTTGGAGACGCCGGACGCGATGCGCGGCCGGGTCAGTGCAGTCAACGGTTTGTTCATTGGCGCGTCCAACCAGCTCGGTGAGTTCGAGTCCGGCCTGACGGCTCACTGGTTCGGCACGGTACCGGCTGTGGTGATCGGCGGCGTCGGTACGCTGATCGTTACCGGCGTCTGGATGAAGTTGTTTCCGACGCTGGCCAATCGGGACCAGTTGCATCGGGATCTAGATTAA
- a CDS encoding carboxymuconolactone decarboxylase family protein, producing the protein MPASTRYTEGLAKLEQIDGEAGRKVIDSLQAIAPDLARYVIEFPFGDIYQRPGLDLPQRELATVAALTALGHCQPQLAVHIHGALNVGCTREQIVEVIIQMAVYAGFPAALNGMSTTKTVFAERGLLQGIESGA; encoded by the coding sequence ATGCCTGCATCCACCCGCTATACCGAAGGACTGGCCAAACTCGAGCAAATCGACGGTGAGGCTGGGCGAAAGGTCATCGACAGCCTGCAAGCCATTGCGCCGGATCTGGCCCGTTACGTCATCGAGTTTCCGTTTGGCGATATCTACCAGCGCCCCGGGCTGGATCTGCCGCAGCGTGAGCTGGCGACCGTTGCAGCACTGACCGCGCTCGGGCATTGCCAACCGCAACTGGCGGTGCATATCCACGGCGCGCTGAACGTCGGCTGCACGCGTGAGCAGATCGTCGAAGTGATCATTCAAATGGCCGTCTATGCCGGTTTCCCTGCCGCGCTCAACGGCATGAGCACGACCAAGACGGTGTTCGCCGAGCGCGGGCTATTGCAGGGAATTGAATCCGGTGCGTGA
- a CDS encoding MerR family transcriptional regulator has translation MSEAPVRLSIQQFAQRTGLSADTLRYYEKIGLLRHVARDASGFRVYGPRDLEWVGFILRLKDTGMALDDIIRYADLRERGESTLAARQSLLEAHAAKLQARLERDREHLTALQAKIELYRQQTIA, from the coding sequence GTGAGCGAAGCGCCGGTTCGGCTGAGCATCCAACAGTTCGCCCAGCGAACCGGGCTCTCGGCCGACACCCTGCGCTACTACGAAAAGATCGGCCTGCTGCGCCACGTCGCGCGGGACGCGAGCGGCTTTCGGGTCTACGGCCCGCGTGATCTGGAGTGGGTCGGCTTTATCCTGCGTCTGAAGGACACCGGCATGGCGCTGGACGACATCATTCGCTACGCCGATCTGCGTGAGCGCGGCGAATCTACTCTCGCGGCGCGCCAGTCCCTGCTTGAAGCCCATGCCGCCAAGTTGCAAGCTCGCCTCGAGCGCGACCGCGAGCATCTGACCGCGCTGCAGGCGAAGATAGAGCTGTACCGGCAGCAAACAATTGCTTGA
- a CDS encoding methyltransferase — MPILESPYVRLDLIRQPEQPNEPLQAFDAADEYLLAQLHEQGLPASSRVLILNDSFGALACALAAQAQVTSSGDSHLAHVALEKNLQRNALPSDAVAFVPASEAAQGPFDRVLIRVPKTLALLEEQLIGLHGQLAPGAQVVAGAMIKHLPRAAGDLLEKYIGPVQASLAVKKARLLFATPAQKPAPTSPYPTRYRLDQPGLELINHANLFCREDLDIGTRAFLPHLPKALGNLRVADLGCGNGVLGIVYALSNPQAQMTLVDESYMAVQSARENWQAILGERPVDIRAGDGLAEQPMDSLDLVLCNPPFHQQQVVGDFLAWRMFTQAKTALTKGGELWIVGNRHLRYHLKLKRLFGKVEQVAATPKFVILRAIKP; from the coding sequence ATGCCTATTCTCGAATCCCCCTATGTACGCCTCGATCTGATCCGCCAGCCGGAGCAGCCCAACGAACCCTTGCAGGCGTTCGATGCGGCGGACGAATACCTGTTGGCGCAGCTGCATGAGCAGGGTTTGCCTGCATCATCGCGGGTGCTGATCCTCAACGACAGTTTTGGCGCCTTGGCCTGTGCGCTGGCGGCGCAGGCGCAAGTGACCAGCAGCGGCGACTCCCATCTGGCGCATGTGGCGCTGGAAAAGAACCTGCAACGCAACGCCCTGCCGAGTGACGCGGTGGCCTTCGTGCCCGCCAGTGAGGCAGCGCAAGGCCCGTTCGACCGGGTACTGATTCGCGTCCCCAAAACCCTCGCCCTGCTGGAAGAACAGCTGATTGGCTTGCATGGCCAACTGGCGCCCGGTGCGCAGGTGGTCGCCGGCGCGATGATCAAACACCTGCCGCGGGCTGCAGGCGATCTGCTGGAGAAGTACATCGGCCCGGTGCAGGCTTCGCTGGCGGTGAAGAAGGCACGGTTGCTGTTCGCCACGCCAGCGCAAAAGCCAGCACCCACCTCGCCCTACCCGACGCGCTACCGCCTTGATCAGCCGGGCCTGGAGCTGATCAACCACGCCAACCTGTTCTGCCGGGAAGACCTGGATATCGGCACCCGCGCCTTTCTTCCGCATCTGCCCAAGGCGCTCGGCAACCTGCGTGTGGCAGACCTGGGTTGCGGCAACGGCGTGCTCGGTATCGTTTATGCGCTAAGCAACCCCCAGGCGCAGATGACATTGGTAGACGAGAGCTACATGGCAGTGCAGTCGGCACGGGAGAACTGGCAGGCGATCCTTGGCGAACGCCCGGTCGATATCCGTGCCGGGGACGGGCTGGCCGAGCAGCCGATGGATTCGCTGGATCTGGTGCTGTGCAATCCGCCTTTCCACCAGCAGCAAGTGGTCGGCGATTTCCTTGCCTGGCGAATGTTCACCCAGGCCAAGACGGCGCTCACCAAAGGCGGCGAGCTGTGGATCGTCGGTAACCGCCACCTGCGCTATCACCTCAAGCTCAAGCGCCTGTTCGGCAAGGTCGAGCAGGTCGCGGCGACGCCCAAGTTTGTCATCCTGAGGGCGATCAAGCCGTGA